The region GCCAGGGCGTTCCCCTCGCGCTGAGCAGTAGCGTGTTCGCCGGCCTCCTGGCCGTTGTCTTCGGGATCTGGTACGCCCGCGAGCGGACCCTGTCGGTCCACACCATCATCACCCGTCCCCGTGAACTCTTCTACTGGCTCGCGGTCCTGGTCACTTTCGCCCTCGGCACCGCGACCGGCGACTGGACCCTGGAGCTGACCGGCTGGACCGCCGGTGTCTCCGTGTTCCTGCCTCTCGGGTTGATCGTCGCGATCATTCTCGGTTGGCGCCTCGGCGCCAACGCGGTGCTCTCCTTCTGGCTGGCCTACATCCTCACCCGTCCGCTCGGTGCCAACCTCGGCGACTGGCTCGGCTCGCCCAGGGGCGACGGCGGCCTTGGTCTCGGCACTGCGATCACCAGCGTGATCTTCCTGGGTGCGATCCTCGCTACGGTCGTGTACCTCACGATCAGCCGCAGCGATGTCATCGAGACCGACGAACGCACTCAGACCCCACGAGCGGCGGACCCGGCGCGTGAGCGGATCATGCTCGGTTACTACGCCGTCGTAGCGGTCGCGACTGCGGCGCTTCTCGTCTGGGCACACCACCAGCCCCACGCGGCCGCGGCCAGTGAGGATGACGCCCCCGCACCTGTAACCGCCCACCTCACCCCGAAGCAGGCGACGTCGCCGTTCCCGCCGGCCGAGATCGCGAAGTTCCGCACGATCGCGGCTGACACCCTGGCAAAGCTCAAGGCGGGCAACCAGTCGGCCGCGACCACCCGCGTGACCGACCTCGAGACTGCCTGGGACGACGACCAGTCCGCCCTTGAGCCCAAGAGCGGGCAGTCCTGGCACTTCCTCGACAGCGAAATCGACCAGGTCCTGACGGCGCTACGGGCACCGAGCCCCGACAAGGCCACCGAGGCCAAGGCGCTCAACACCCTCCTCACCTCACTCGGTTAGCCAACCACCATGACGGATTGCCCCGACGCGTCCCCGGCGCCGGGGCAGCCGACATTCCTGGTTGGGGCGGTTGCCTGAGCTTTGCGAGTGCGACTTACTCAACGCGGATGCGACGGGTGTGCCGGTCGGCTCCACCTTCACACCCGTCGACCTGGCCGCCGCCCTCGATCACGGCGCAGTCCTCTCCCCAGGGCAGTCGGCCTCACCGATCACCCCGGCCTCGAAGTTCAACGGCGACGACGGCATCACCATCAAGAACCAGCAGGGCGGGGAGCTGTTGGACTCGAACGACCCCACGGAGCTCCTGCACCAGCGCAACGACGTGTCCACGAAGCGGGGTTACATCACCCTGCGCAAGGCGATGGAGCAGTCGGTCAAAACCCCCTACGTCCAGCTCGGCGAGTACCTCGGCTACGACAACGTGGAGGCCGGGGCCCTGAAAGCGGGGCTCCTGCGCTCAAGCCTTCCCGTAAGTCCATGTGACCTGCGGCTTTTCTCGTTCTTCAGGTTTCCGGCGAGTGGGGTCGACCTGTTTCCAGGACCGCATGACGTGAAACCTGGTCCGAGCCCCGATCACGCGTCTGACCTGTGTTCTTGTGGGGCGACCCGAGGAACGGCGGAGGCGGTGCCCTGACTCGGCCGGGACGGGGCGGACTGCTGACGCTCGACCGACGCTGCGTTGGACGATGTGTCAGGACGCCGGTCGTTCTCGCGCCGCCGTTGGCCCGATCCGTGCTCTTCAGACGAGGTGCGGACCGGTACCACCTCGCCGCTGGCGATCAGAAAGTGGGTGGCCGACGCTCCGCAGCCGGTCCAGGCTCGGCGCGCGCCGCGACTCCTTCACGGGCCGCCACCAGGCCCCGTGCGATGCCACCGGTCCGCCGGGTTCCGACTCAGGCCGACGCGATGTGCCGGACCGAGCGGCCGACAGCCCGCCCGACGCCTGCGGGCCGACGGGAGGATGCCGCGAGGGATCGCGGTGGGCGGCAGGTGCCTGCGCCGGGCCGCCCGCGCACACGACCGGACGACCACCTCCTGGCGGAAGTGATCCGGAATACGCACTCCGACCCATTGACGCTCGCGTCACAAACCGGTTTAGTGAACGCCAGTCGGCCACTAAACCGGTTTGAACAGCTGGTTCGTCGGCCCCAGGGAACGCGGAGAACGGAAGGTGCCATGGCTCGCAGGCCCACCATCGCCGACGTCGCACGACGTGCCGGTGTCTCACGCACCTCCGTCTCGTTCGCGCTGAACGACCGGCCCGGGATCGCCGAGGAGACCAAGGAGCGCATCCTGACCGCCGCGGCGGAACTCGGCTGGACGCCGAGCCGCCCGGCCCGGGCCCTGTCCCTCGGCAAGGCCGGTGCCTTCGGACTGGTGCTCGCCCGCGAACCCGACCTGATCGGCGCCGACCTGTTCTTCCCTGCGTTCATCGCGGGCGTCGAAGTGGCCCTGGGCGAGCGAGGCGACGGGCTGATGGTGCACCTCACCACTCCGGAGCGTGAGCAGTCCGTGTACGAACGGCTCGCTGCCGACCGCCGGGTGGACGGCGTGCTCCTCACCGACCTGCGGCACGACGACCCGCGTCCCGCTCTGACCCACCGGCTCGGCCTGCCGGCCGTCGTGGTCGGACAGAGCGAGTGGAGCGACGGGCTGACCTCGGTGAGCCTCGACGACCGGCCCGCTTACGTCGACGCGGTACGTTGCCTCGCCGAGCTCGGCCACCGCCGTATCGCGCACGTCGAGGGCCCCCAGGAGTTCCGCCACGCGCACCGGCGCCGGTCGGCCTGGGAGGAGACGCTGCGCGACCTCGGACTGCCCGGAGGCCCCGTGCTGCCCGGCGGCTTCACGGCGGAGGGCGGCGCGCGGGCCACCCGCGAACTGCTGTTGCTGGCCGAGCCGCCCACCGCGATCGTCTACGGAAACGACCTGGCCGCGACGGCCGGGCTGTCGGTGGCCCAAGAACTCGGCGTTCCGGTACCGGAACGTCTCTCGGTGGTCGGCTACGACGACAACCCGCTCACCCGCTACACCCACCCCCCGCTGTCCTCCGCCCGCGCCGACGCGCGGGGCTGGGGAGAGGCGGCGGCCCGGACATTGGACCGGGTGCTCGCAGGTGAGGAGGTGGCACACGTCGTGCTGCCGCCCGCCGAATTCATCCCCCGCGCCTCGATCGGGCCGGCGCCCCGTCCCTGACAACGGGGCGCGGGGCCGTCGAGGCGCGGCAAGGAATTCCCGTCCGGCGACGAGGCCGGGCGTGAACAGTTCGGAGAGTCTTCATGCTGAGGAGAACAGCGTACTCGCTGCTGGTGCTCGCTCTGGCGGGTGCCGCCACCGCCTGTGGCCGGTCGCCCGTCGACCCGGAGACCGCCGCGAAGGCCCGCGGTCCCATCACGATCTGGCTGTCGAACAACGCCCAGGAAGTGGCCTGGGGGAAGAGCATGGTCGAGGCCTGGAACAAGAGTCATCCGGGCCAGCACGTCACGGCCCAGCAGATCCCGGCGGGCAAGACCTCCGAAGAGGCCATCAGCGCCTCGATCATCGCGGGGACCAGCGCCTGTCTGGTCTTCAACACCGCGCCTGCCTCGGTGCCGACCTTCGAGAAGCAGAACGGCCTCGTGTCGCTCAGTGACTTCCCGGACGGTGACGCCTACATCCACAAGCGCGGCGGCGCCCTCACCGAGCAGTACAGGTCGCAGGACGGCGAGTTCTATCAACTGCCGTGGAAGAGCAACCCAGTGATGATCCTCTACAACAAGAAGATCTTCAAGAAGGCCGGGCTCGACCCCGAGCACCCGCGACTGGCGACCTACGGCCAGTTTCTGGAGACCTCCCGCACCCTCGTGCGCAGCGGCGCCGCGAAAGCCGCGATCTGGCCGGCGCCCAGCAGCGAGTTCTTCCAGTCCTGGCTCGACTTCTACCCCGCGTTCGCCGCGGAGAGCGGCGGCAAACGGCTCATCGAGGACGGCGAAGCGCAGTTCGACTCGACGGCCGGCCGTCGGGCCGCCGCGTTCTGGCGCACGCTGTACGCCGAGAAGCTCGCCCCGCAGGAGCTCTACCCCGGTGACGCCGTGAACGACGGAAAGGCCGCCATGGCCACCGTCGGCCCATGGGCCGTCTCCGCCTACAAGGACAGTGTCGACATCGGGGTGGCCCCGGTACCGACCGCCGCCGGAAAGTCGCCAAAGGACACGTACTCCTTCAGCGACGAGAAGTCCGCCGCGATGTTCAGCGCCTGCCGCAACCGGGCCACCGCCTGGGACCTGCTGAAGTTCGCCACCTCCGCCAAGCAGGACGGGTCGTTCCTCGACGCCACCGGGCAGATGCCGATGCGCGAGGACCTGACCGCGCGCTACCCGGCCTTGTTCGCGAAGAAGCCCCTGTACAAGGCGTTCGCCGGGCAGGCCGAGCATGTCGTCGAGGTCCCGAACGTACCGGGCTCCATCGATATCTGGCAGGCGTTCCGCGCCGAGTGGACCAAGTCCGTCGTCTTCGGTGACGGCTCCACGGATGCCGCGCTGCGCAGGGCCTCCGACAAGATCACCAAGCTGCTCGACGAGTACGGAGACCCGTCATGACCGACTCCGCCCTCACCGCCACCAGCGGGAACCACACGCCTCGCGAGGGTGCGGCCGCGCG is a window of Streptomyces violaceusniger Tu 4113 DNA encoding:
- a CDS encoding extracellular solute-binding protein codes for the protein MLRRTAYSLLVLALAGAATACGRSPVDPETAAKARGPITIWLSNNAQEVAWGKSMVEAWNKSHPGQHVTAQQIPAGKTSEEAISASIIAGTSACLVFNTAPASVPTFEKQNGLVSLSDFPDGDAYIHKRGGALTEQYRSQDGEFYQLPWKSNPVMILYNKKIFKKAGLDPEHPRLATYGQFLETSRTLVRSGAAKAAIWPAPSSEFFQSWLDFYPAFAAESGGKRLIEDGEAQFDSTAGRRAAAFWRTLYAEKLAPQELYPGDAVNDGKAAMATVGPWAVSAYKDSVDIGVAPVPTAAGKSPKDTYSFSDEKSAAMFSACRNRATAWDLLKFATSAKQDGSFLDATGQMPMREDLTARYPALFAKKPLYKAFAGQAEHVVEVPNVPGSIDIWQAFRAEWTKSVVFGDGSTDAALRRASDKITKLLDEYGDPS
- a CDS encoding LacI family DNA-binding transcriptional regulator, with the translated sequence MARRPTIADVARRAGVSRTSVSFALNDRPGIAEETKERILTAAAELGWTPSRPARALSLGKAGAFGLVLAREPDLIGADLFFPAFIAGVEVALGERGDGLMVHLTTPEREQSVYERLAADRRVDGVLLTDLRHDDPRPALTHRLGLPAVVVGQSEWSDGLTSVSLDDRPAYVDAVRCLAELGHRRIAHVEGPQEFRHAHRRRSAWEETLRDLGLPGGPVLPGGFTAEGGARATRELLLLAEPPTAIVYGNDLAATAGLSVAQELGVPVPERLSVVGYDDNPLTRYTHPPLSSARADARGWGEAAARTLDRVLAGEEVAHVVLPPAEFIPRASIGPAPRP
- a CDS encoding COG4705 family protein, which encodes MTTETTSENLRTPAKQMLNKVPEVTIWFWIIKILCTTVGESFADWINMNLGVGLINTALIFTAVLAGVMGWQLTTKRYVPFVYWLTVVVVSVTGTLYTDILTDSQGVPLALSSSVFAGLLAVVFGIWYARERTLSVHTIITRPRELFYWLAVLVTFALGTATGDWTLELTGWTAGVSVFLPLGLIVAIILGWRLGANAVLSFWLAYILTRPLGANLGDWLGSPRGDGGLGLGTAITSVIFLGAILATVVYLTISRSDVIETDERTQTPRAADPARERIMLGYYAVVAVATAALLVWAHHQPHAAAASEDDAPAPVTAHLTPKQATSPFPPAEIAKFRTIAADTLAKLKAGNQSAATTRVTDLETAWDDDQSALEPKSGQSWHFLDSEIDQVLTALRAPSPDKATEAKALNTLLTSLG